In the Helianthus annuus cultivar XRQ/B chromosome 11, HanXRQr2.0-SUNRISE, whole genome shotgun sequence genome, one interval contains:
- the LOC118483999 gene encoding protein FAR1-RELATED SEQUENCE 5-like, with translation MLQAVPMVFTESRHRLCMWHIMKKLPSKISADVLDNTDLRSCIHRLVWNVYIKPETFESCWNDLLQTFGLQDHSWLNDMYNIKHLWVPAYFRELPMCCLMKTTSRCESSNAAFKVNSTSANTLVQFMMCFENRVDSQRYRQRVSEFETSSTMFTGNTDLAIEQHAFAIYTNAVLAQVQKEIIKGKFLCYITNQSETSDSSLLIDVTHLDKRNNITNVYQVTYNNVDQSASCSCRNFTRIGYLCRHVFCVYRLKNVERIPPQYINDRWRRDALHKHVFSISSRYGVNPHAPSVMRNEILDLVTECVDVARTDEDALAKLVDQLRDFKINVLSRQPLSTTENESNESQMEEIVGQPINIPVEVANPEVAHNKGCGTHTRISGPGEKAKAKPPKRPKQLRLCKRCALYVDDHDSRNCLKVAAMKAAKAAAEQQRQTATGD, from the exons ATGCTACAAGCTGTTCCTATGGTCTTTACCGAATCACGACACCGTCTATGCATGTGGCATATAATGAAAAAACTACCCTCCAAG ATCTCTGCCGATGTGCTCGATAACACTGATCTTCGGTCCTGCATTCATCGTTTGGTTTGGAATGTTTATATCAAACCTGAAACGTTTGAGTCCTGCTGGAATGACCTTCTACAAACATTTGGGCTTCAAGACCACAGCTGGTTGAACGACATGTACAACATCAAACATCTCTGGGTACCAGCCTACTTTAGAGAACTGCCCATGtgttgcttgatgaagaccaCCTCCCGCTGCGAAAGCTCTAACGCTGCCTTCAAGGTTAACTCAACAAGCGCAAACACCCTTGTACAATTTATGATGTGCTTTGAAAATAGGGTAGACAGCCAACGATATCGTCAACGTGTTTCGGAGTTCGAAACCTCTTCCACAATGTTCACTGGCAATACTGATTTAGCGATAGAACAACACGCGTTCGCCATTTACACAAACGCTGTTCTCGCCCAAGTTCAAAAAGAAATAATTAAAGGGAAGTTTTTATGCTACATCACAAACCAAAGCGAGACCAGCGATTCCAGTCTTCTGATAGACGTCACTCATTTGGATAAAAGGAACAACATCACAAACGTCTATCag GTTACGTATAACAATGTGGATCAATCGGCCAGTTGCTCATGCAGGAATTTCACACGTATCGGATATCTGTGTCGCCATGTCTTTTGTGTCTATCGCTTGAAAAATGTTGAAAGGATTCCACCACAATACATAAACGACAGGTGGCGCCGAGATGCCCTCCACAAACATGTTTTTTCAATTTCCAGTCGATACGGAGTCAACCCACACGCACCGTCCGTTATGCGGAATGAAATCCTCGACCTCGTTACTGAATGCGTTGATGTTGCTAGAACCGATGAGGATGCGTTGGCAAAATTGGTTGACCAACTCAGGGATTTCAAGATCAATGTTCTTTCCAGGCAACCGTTGTCAACaactgaaaatgaatcaaatgagTCTCAAATGGAAGAAATAGTTGGGCAGCCAATCAACATTCCAGTCGAAGTTGCTAATCCAGAAGTTGCACACAATAAAGGATGTGGTACTCATACTCGCATTTCTGGGCCCGGTGAGAAGGCCAAAGCAAAACCACCAAAACGTCCAAAGCAGCTTCGCTTATGCAAGCGTTGTGCTCTGTATGTCGACGACCACGACTCACGCAACTGCCTTAAGGTGGCTGCAATGAAAGCAGCAAAGGCAGCTGCTGAACAACAAAGGCAGACCGCCACTGGCGACTGA